One Natrinema longum genomic window carries:
- a CDS encoding DUF7563 family protein, producing MPECQNCGAFVTETYARVFTPRGVDDPRVCPDCQDKIRDGADVREARSPRDP from the coding sequence ATGCCGGAATGCCAGAACTGCGGCGCGTTCGTCACCGAGACGTACGCCCGCGTCTTCACCCCCCGCGGTGTCGACGACCCCCGCGTGTGTCCGGACTGTCAGGACAAGATCCGCGACGGTGCCGACGTCCGAGAGGCCCGCTCTCCCCGCGATCCCTGA